The stretch of DNA agaGTTTGCTACAAAACTCCAATTAGATAAATAACTTCCTTTTACAACATCAACGCTGATAAGGCAGGTAGCGAACGTAACACTGATCGCTTTTCACTAAAAACCAATAAAGTTACTTGTAGTAcctagtttataaatataatttaatgaagCTAAGGTGTCACTCAGCTTGTCGTCAGTTTTGTCCGCTAACGAGAAAGTGACTCACTGCCAAAACCCGCCTTCCAGTATTAGTAACGAAGTTTATCTAGGGCACACACTCCAAGGAGGCAAGGACTTCCATAAATGGACATACATTTACAACTTAACATCTGCTAGGAAACAAgtcaataataaagttatttaaatatctaatacaACTTAcctgtatttttatattcaacacaacaataaaacaacgGTTTTAAACCGAATAAAAACGaattttacttgtattttattcGATGATGACTAATTTATTTGACGTGACGTCAGGTGTGTACGTACATTCGAAAACTtagatttttattgaaataagttATTAATGTGATTAATACAGAGTTTTTCAGAGgtactttttgtattttgtagttttcTGTAAAGCAACAATTGACTATTAACCATTAATATAAGGTTTTCGATATTCTTTTACATTCaagcatattatttttgttatccTGACATGCTGAATTTGAAACCTagaatttctttataaattCATATGTTCAGAACGTGTATTAAGTATTGCCATTTGGAGGAAAGATTATAAAAATCATGAATgactgtatttttaatttaatatgtttatgttaaatTCTATTCTAATCTTATGTAATATCTAATAatcgtataatttatttaaaaaattacaatgttttttttactgcatatttttttcacaGATTACATAATTTTCTTATATTGACTTTTGACGTAAGATTTTCCTATCAAAATGTCATGAACAGTTCCAAAATTCAACTAAATTCTATctggattatttttaatttatatgttttttattaccttatagtatttaatttaatttagatcAAAATCTTTGTTGCTCAGGTTAGTAAGTAGTTGAATCTGCAATAAGAGAACATAgttccaaatatttttaattaaatgttgacACAAACTGTAGGCTACTGtctatatttgatattttttagaTGCTCATCCATATAACACCAAGGCTACATGGCGTAGTGCGGTCGCTGAGCACACCGTCACGATATTTTGCCAGCAGTAGCAGTAGCAGTAACCACTATGACGTGCTTGGAATTACTCCTAATGCGACACAGAATGATATCAAATCCGCATACTACAAACTATCTAAAGTATACCATCCAGACAAGTCTAGCGTAAGTATTTCTGCTCTACaactcaaataaaacaaaacatttcaaacaaatattgatTGTGCGGCTTTTTCAGGATGAAACAGCAGCCAAAAAGTTTAGAGCCATTACTGAAGCCTATGAGGTATTaggaaatgtaaaattaaaaaagatgtATGATAAAGGTTGGTTTGAATCATTAGGCAATTTTTGGTCTCATTAAAAATCATACTAAATCATTTTGAAACATGTAAATGTagaagcttttattttattttgcaaaaaagTCTTCAACCTTTTATCATCTATTTGAGCAATCACATTCAACCTCTTTTTTatgatgtaattaaaaaatacataaattaatattccagGATTGCTTGGTGCGAGATGGAAATCCAAAGTAACATCTACTTATGAGCCAGAGCCTGAGCCCACGGATCCTACTCTCAAGTTCTATAAATCTCACGCGTACCGTAAGGTGGTGCCCACTATGGATGGTAGACGACCTATTTATGACTTCGATGCTTGGTATGTAAACAGtgaatattcttattttaaacacattttattaatgtaacatGTATTACaagtctttttattttcaggtcTAAAAACCATTATGGagatttatttgaaaaagcAAAATATGATAAAGAATTTATAAGAAAGAAGCAAGAAAAACAATTAGATTTTGAACAATCGAATAAACAAGAACTCTTTATGTTTGTGATGGTAGGTCTAGGAGGCCTGTTTCTATTTTTGGTAGGACAAGGCAAAACTGATTATGATAAGGATACAATTgcgcaaaataaaaatgatatacGAACAAACAAATAGATGTATCAGCAGCTCTTTTGTCTTTGCAGACATTTCTTAGTAAATTATCAGTtagtttaatagaaaattaagtattgtggtattttatactatttaccTCTCAAACATTGACAGGACACATCGGAGTTTGTGTTTACTCCTATATCTTTTCTCCTGGATGATAATAACTTTACCTCCCATCTAATTACCTATGTCCATGTTTGGGGGGTGAACTAGAAttctcataatatattttttcatgtcTTGTAAATACTGTACATACCTTATTTAATGACGAAGGCCTTTAGAAGTTGTAGAAAAacgaaataacattaaaaaaatactacaatcaattttttttttcttcttttaattaCAGCATATTTGTTTGTCATCATTCCAGTAGTCTTCCTCAGGTACTATAGGACAAAAAGACCAGTGAGTATAAAACCAACAGGCAGGTTTGTTTAGGATAGGTTTGCTGTCATGGCAGTGGTAAGCTCATAATTTAAGGAGTGGTTTGAGAGACACTACGGCGCCCTCACTACCTCCTGACACAGGCGCTAGTACTTCGGACATCAGTTTCGAGAGGAAGCTGTTTCTAAAAAGGCGGGAGGCAACGCCCGGcttcactgcgaagaccgcccggaggatacgGTGGAGTATTATACGGTAGCGGCAGCGTGCCCTGTATGGGCTGAACAAAGAGTAAAGACAGCTCGCGCCCGACTAGAACCAGAGGGCTTATTCTTGAATTGAATACCAGTCTATCGTCatagatattgtgaaatttaGTACTCATAAGtagcaacactagcgcccattgtaTCCGTATTGTGTAGATATTGAATAAACTAAATGGTATTaagtttggttttatattctattcatatttcattggattgaaattgcatagatattgagattggtttcaagagtactAAGCGCCCTGtacgtgcggcgcgtcgcgttccgcgcgcacctcaaagagccatcaggccactacaaatggggcccagtaagtcGGACCCTATAGGGCCCCATCTGTATCTTCTGGTGCATCAATGCCGTTCCGAAACTGAGGACTATCTAGCGGGCTCCGGTTCGACAAGCAGAAcagaacggggtggtatttagtcagtaaggccagccgtacacggactgcttcaagcagttatagaCCTCAAAGAAAATGTATGCACCATCCACCCAAAAATAATCAACCTATCTACGCGACCTTTTTCTTTTGAATACAAGAAGGTGAGTGTGGTATCCCTGccaacaagttttattttaatatgattgaATTTtgacttattatattaaaatactttaatttaaaataccattCTGTTCTATGTATTGTATTAGGTAAAAACCATAAAACTAAGGTCAATTCAatactagaaaaaaaatctgtatttgATGCCATAGAGCTTAGTTTGAACTTTATTAGACACTCTGTGGTTATCATTCATAGACAAAGTTCCTTGTTTTTTATGTGTCAATCCAGTGTTGCCATTAGAATGGTATTTACCGTGTATCAACAAATCCAATAAATGTATTGCCGTAGCAAATTCTACGGCAATTTTCCGTACAGTAATTCATGtactaaaaaaagaataaattaataatatccaCAGTGAacgtattgttatttttcataGTATATATAGACTACCAAAAATTCCTTAAAAACACGGCAGTCCAAAATTTCTGGCTGGCAACACTGTCATTTTGTTTATGACTTTGTCTCTCTGTCTCTGTGCTGTGTGTCAATTTCAGTCGTAAAATTTTGTGTGAATATTTTTGCACTAGGATCTCCGAATAGAAATCTATCCAACGATTTCCTAGTGATTTATCTTgaactttgttttaattataagtattgtGTAGTTTACTTGAAGAATGGATTGCCTTGTGGGATACGGTAGCGACGATGAGAATGAGTCTGAACGCTATGGAAGCCAACAACCATTGGTAAGTTTTGGCGTCCTTGACAAATATTTCTGCTTTATAATCGCATATGTTTACGTTAAGACTGTTAGTTATGTGTATTGATGCAATACTTATGAGAATCATGGATATTAACCTGCGTTCTCTGCTTGACAATAGAATGGTATTATAGGTGGGAGCGGGTGGCGCTGGTGCCCGCCGCAGGGACGACGATACCAACTACGATGACGTCAACATGGACATGAGCGAGGTAACTGTCGCCTATGTTCGTCCCTCAGCATCACATATGCTAGTTCAGTAGTGGCTCCAGTCAGCTACTCTTGATATCTTATCACCTGACCAGGGCCAACTGTTCTTCACTAGTATAGCTTTTCTTATATGTGATGAGCCTTAACTATAGATCAATGATAACTAAGTAGTATATTCTTCATTTATATTCAGCCTTAAGGCCAATATCCTTCACagcattaaaataatcttattattcATTAGAGTAACTAAATAATATCATATAGTAcactttttataaatagaattaatagtcaagtaaaaataaataaataaaaaagcaacttTGCATTATGCTGTTTTCAACGATGATATtaacacttttattattttatatgttacccatttgtaaattgacacaaaacaaaagtcAAATACCCCTTGAGTACGTGCCGAGGCTACAAGATGAACGACCGAGTCCGTGCACACTGCGACCCTTTAACTGCAGGCTCACGTGAGTACATAGATGTAAGACAACCCAAACTCTAAGATGTCATTAATCACATCTCCATATTGACATAAAACAAGTTTCCTAGATGCGAATGAAATGAATCTCGTATAATCTACACtgaatttgtatttattgtagACTTCGTTAGATTTTACCGTTACATAGATATTGCTTTTTTGTCTACGTAAAATTATCAGTATAGTTTGACTACACTGTATTTTGTCTTAGCTGAACAAGGTGGGATTAAAGGCAGCTTCAGCTGTATCATATACTATCcaaatatcaacctttttgtGAATGTTTGCTCTTCCTTTCCTAGCCCCGATCTTATCGCTCATACCTAGGGCACAGTACAGTGGTGTTGGTCaaactaaattatatatttaatccGTTAAGGAGTATAACTTTTAAGTGTATTTATTGTCATCATCTTTATGTTAGATTTTGACAAGATGGCGCAAAGAGTTTAATTTCCATGCATAATGACCTCCcataattatgatattagtattaattgtataatttaaataaatggtagctgttattattttaatgcttGTTTTCAACGACTCCTCTAATTAACTTTCAAGTTATTCAGGATTATTCTTACTTCATGCAATATTGGGATTTAACAGGTAATTCTGAAagcatatttcaatatattatgAGGTTTTAGACTAAAattactttagttttaagtactaaaatatacctatggacatattattatttgaggtTCTATTCAAAGTATGATTACTCATAGCTATAATAACACATTTCATGTGGAATGTGTTAGTCTGACTGACATAAACTTAGGTATTGTTAAAGAAGCCctaagtgtatatttttttaagcagATACAGGAGCAACTTAACAACTGTGTGCAACACTCACTTCAATATTGCCAGTGCTTGAAACAAATTTATTGATTATACATGATCTGACATTGGATCATGGAGACAGAAACTTGAGCTTTTGTGTCAAAGGGATAGAAATAATATACTTTATGTttgaatacatattatgtatcaaataggctcaccccctattacaagggacttttaacacaaacggtgaaaagtggatgtacattgtacagtggcataacatgccataatgtgcacctatgcatattatgttttatggtgCTAAGTTCACATCAAATAAAGTAATGATGAAAAGTGTATTTATGTTCAGGGTGTGGTTTAAACTTTAATGATACACTGTGGTTCCAATTAGTGAGATTAACTcagaacaaattaaaatatacttactattAATACATACATGACACAATTTCCTTATTCCTAGAATAGATAGAGACAAAAAATTACCGACAAATACATTGCAAGAGGTACTTATCGCGcataaatgtgttatttatatcAATGACGTAGGTATAAAGGCACGATTACAGTATGTCTGTTGAAATCGTAATTTTATCAAAGGTAACTGGGAATAATAAGGAAATCGACACTAAGATTCTCTGCTGTGTCGATTATGAATACATAATTTCGCATATCACACAGACCCGGAATGAATGGGTCTCATAAAGGATGGTTTCTGCTGCCGGTCTGAAGCCGGTCGCCTAGCCACTGCACTAAATGTGCAATCAATCAGAGTGTCATTCATTTTTTATACTGTTTAGGCAACGGTATAATGGGGTGAATATACACAAGAAAGGGGTGAAAAGTTGTTACAAAATGTTcctaacatttattcacccctcttctgtatctagttattcaccccattttacggtatatttatttattatttattgcgcATTTAATATTGATTTCCTTGTTTCAGACTCAGAAGTCTATTTTCGACtttgtttgatttgtattataatttatacaaatcTAAATAACTAttgattaaaaatctaatttaaattcTGAATTAGATTATAAAGTTCATTCCTGTTGTCAAAACATGTTAcaagacatatttttatgtactacGAAagctacaatattttatattgacaatgaaatcatcatcatcataattatattatatcagtACAAAACTGATCACAGAATCACATTTTCAATGACAACCGTGTTTAACACAAGTCTACATATGTACAGCgcgatataattttatgtaagtcTTACGTATCTTGTCGCAGGATTCTCAGGACGAGTCCGAGCCGGAGCTGCCACCCGCTGAGCCAACGCCACCTCCACAGTCATCACGCGAGGAACGGCCTTCCAGTAAGTTTATAACtaactagctatttccgcgcggtttcacccgctctgcttggctcctattggtcatagcgtgatgttttatagcctatagccttcctcgataaatgcactacctaacacaaaaagaattattcaaatcggaccagtagttccggagattagcgcgttcaaacaaacaaacaaactcttcagcttaataatattagtatagatgtaacAGTAGTGGTACGGTACCCCGGGGGAAGACATTTTTTTACTCTAGTAAAAAGGAGTCTATGTGGTCTTTCTGATTATCTATAATCTTATCTCTGTGCCAAACTTCAACCAGGTCCATTCAATCATATTTATTCTCTATTTTCTTTCACTATAATCATATTGTCAATAAAATCATACATAAAACTACATACATCATCACAAAGTTTcgcataaaaatattgcatctgCCCAGCAAGTAGTCATAGAATTGAAACGCTTATCAGCAACCGTGGTAATGTCCGTTTTGAAGCGGATTCTCGATATCAAACTTTTAATTTGATATCTGACAGCATACTATGAGGGATTAGAAAGGCTCCCGAGCAATAAAACTTGCACTAGATTACATGAAATTCTACCGTAGTGTAAAATAGTAGTTCAGATTATTTTACAAACTCCTgaactacatattttataacaacacGGTCGTAAAGTTTATGATAGGCAACCAAAGTTTATTGATTTCTTGATCCGTAGAGTAGGaaatagtaaacattttatacataaaagtgAGTATCTAATATTAGTATTCATATTATTTCAtgcttttttttatacaatatatttatgaatgaaCTTCAAGTTCTCATACTACACACACATCTTCACTTTATTTTCATCTGCCTGCATATGTACTTTAATATGTCAGCCATTCAGTTCAGGATTATGATAAAGGTCCACCGTTTTCTAGAAAATCTATCAAGACAATTAGTCAAAATGTATCTTTTGATCATcataggtttcttttatttcacaatGCATCGTTCTGCATCTAACcttaatatgtacttattatttagTGGGTTACCGCCTCAAagtgcaggagtaggaatggggtgggtAAGAGTCACTTCATGCCTCACCTtaagcgggagaagtctttggatgatttccaCATCTAAAAATATGCATGTAGTTGTTaattagtaatattaaattatgtctCGTGAGGTTACACTTAGCACTCATTATACAAATCTTTGTACTTAACATATAATCTGATTATGACTACacaggcagagacaatggaacgccaattgctacgattcttacacacctctttcacttcatcaacagatGATTATGACAAAttagtaaaattcaatatttttttcaccaACAGATGACAATCGTGACCGTGAACGCGAGAGGGAACGCGATCGCGACCGCGATTTCGACCGCCGTGACAGACGTCGTGAATCACCCGCACGACCGCGCGACAGGGAACGCTCTGATAGGCGTTCTCCTCGCCGAGATGATAAATACAGGtaaatatcatcatcaacagtccaTAATACCCAAGCAAAGGCGTTTTCTCACACAAAGAAGGTAGTATGAACATTAATCACCGTACTTGCTCAAGGAACCTTGGTGATTTCTCACTTATAATCATAAAATGACCCAGacccatgaagcaagtacaaagagaagatgccataatgtggttgtgacaaaacaaatgggccCTGCTCAATGATATAAGTAAAAAGACATGTTAGAATGTGGACAAGTGGTAATGTTTTTGTAGAATCGGGCCGCTACATGGAAAATTAGATAGGGACGTGGTTTGTAACATCCCGTGCTCTCCGTAAAGTTTCATCCACATCCAGTTATGACACcactcctctttgtatttgcttcatgccGGGACCCTATGGTCTCGTGGTTGGTAAAGACATACACAATAATTGGTATTGAACGTACTTTGAATGCAGTGTATAAACAATGTTCCTCCTATCACAGGTCAGATCGCGAGCGTGACCGCGGCCGCCCGAACGACGGCATCCGTCGTGGTCTCCTGGGAGACAGGCCTGATGACCGGGAGAAGGTTCCTTCCCTGCTAGACGTGAAACCGTACGGCTGTGAAATcccaccacccatggacagaAGATCTCATGATGCCAGAGATGCTGTGTCTCCCAGGTACAGAATTTTgatacttaactcagtcctttgcaaatgttttcggaacaaaatcgtaactaaagaacggttaaagtaatcattaaagtcTGAGTACTATTTAGAGGCAATTTTGAAACATCGGTACTCGATGAATgaacgaatgaaccaaccaatcagagtacataccaaacgcgctctcgttaaacattaaataa from Spodoptera frugiperda isolate SF20-4 chromosome 11, AGI-APGP_CSIRO_Sfru_2.0, whole genome shotgun sequence encodes:
- the LOC118274582 gene encoding dnaJ homolog subfamily C member 30, mitochondrial; translated protein: MLIHITPRLHGVVRSLSTPSRYFASSSSSSNHYDVLGITPNATQNDIKSAYYKLSKVYHPDKSSDETAAKKFRAITEAYEVLGNVKLKKMYDKGLLGARWKSKVTSTYEPEPEPTDPTLKFYKSHAYRKVVPTMDGRRPIYDFDAWSKNHYGDLFEKAKYDKEFIRKKQEKQLDFEQSNKQELFMFVMVGLGGLFLFLVGQGKTDYDKDTIAQNKNDIRTNK